Within the Gossypium raimondii isolate GPD5lz chromosome 12, ASM2569854v1, whole genome shotgun sequence genome, the region tgtTCCAATTattgtaaatgaaaagttataagtAACCAAAAGTGATGAGTTATACTTCTCTTGTTACTAAAAGTTCGTCGCTTGATTGTCAACGAGAAATTATGGTTATTCAATTAATATCTATTGAATAGTAATATTCAATGTTGATAGTTGTGACTATCCAAATAGGTATATATTAAATAGTTATATCTCTATGAAGAATTATGGAAGCTTCTATAAATAGGAGACAAATTTCATTTGCAATACATACAAATAAGTACTCAAGACAAAGTTTCATTTTGTTCTCTTCTAACTTCTAATATTcgtagattattctataaaaccATTTCTTTATAAAATGAATATCCTTACTCAATGTTTAATAGATTATTTTCATTGGTGCAAAACATAAATAACCACTAGACTTCATTGTatcctcaaaatttatttaggaTAACGCGTAAATTTGTctttataagttaaatattgtctcactattttattttgtttgttatttttattgtactttgagttaaattatatttatcactatattttattttacttctgttttattgaattttgtcactaaaatttaatttttgtttttaaatttaaatatatgatttgagtttaatttaataattaaaaataataacacaattaataaaatttatttataaaaagtaaacttcaaatttttatttttcaagcctttatttgattaaataaaattttatgttaatttattaattttaatattttataaattaactattaaaataaaatatttgaaataatattttagttttaattttttgaaagttgttaaattttgttttaaatcatCAGAAAGAATCACTATTaagtgataaattttaattttaatttaaaatcaaaatcaataataaaatttaataattttcaaaatctcGTGTGATAAATTTATAGTCCCTATacttctcaaaattaaaatttaattttgtacttCACTAAATTTAGTTCTacctttcaatttttgttcaactattttttgttaaatttattgctataacatttttaaataataaaactactCATTTGGTAACACCATGTAGAAAATGTAATGAATCTCTAAAAAGTAAGAAATCTAAATTcctaatttatgaaaattttagaaaagaacAGGGACCATAagatattttaacctaaatttaaccATATCCTTAAAGTATAGTggcaaatattaatcaaaacaaaatatagcaATATTATGGtgataaatttacattttaaccctttTATCTTTACTACATAGTACATATACCCCAACCCATCTTTATAGAATTTTCAGTTTCGCCCCTCTTTGAACAGTCTTGCCCTAAGCACTTAAGTCCCTACTTCGATGCCCATTCAATAAAACATGAGTTTCAAGGTAAagatatcaatatatatatatattgatggcATGACCAACTCTAACAAAGATATTTCTTTGCTTGAcatgtaaaaaaatcaaaaggcTTAAAACCTAGCATCAtgttattttatagattatatAGATACAGAGTAGAGCATCTCACTATCCACTCCTACATAGAAATCAGCATGGGGATGTCACCAGGGCTTTTGCGATCATGAGTTCGACAAACATTGGTTTCTTCAGCAGCCGAAGTTATAAGGCACGAGTCCTTTCAGCTCTGGCCCATTCAAGCGCATGTTGTTTGCATAGCTGGAACACAGACAGGGAGCAATCGAAAATCATgacatcaaaacaaaacaagcaaCTGCACTTTTGCCTATTAACATTTTTTCTTTCACCATAACGTATTAgcttaaattttttgactttgtGATAAAGGCGGTGCCACGGCCTCACATTCTGTTACAACTACTTGGACACCATATCATGAACATTATTACACACATGCAGATAGCCTGTGTTTTAGGTGAAGTCAGGTGTTAAGCATATTCCCATTACTTGAActtaatataatcaaaatagTATTAGGCTTCTACTTTTGCAGCTAATTCCTTTCACTCCCAAGGCAATCATCCGAAAGCAATTCTCATAGTGCACTAATGTCCGATGCAAGCAGCAGGTACATCTATGCAGACATCACTAGTACATGTCCTAATGGCTACACCTAGCATTCATGCAAATAGATTAGAGGGCTCAGTTACTTCCATCTCATTCTCATGCTTCTTCTTCAAGCAATGAACACTTCGCGATGTTTCTAATTTGTAAATCAACTGTGATGATCAACAGAGAGAGCAATAAAAATGGTACCTTGGCATTGAGAACATCCCGAAAGGGCCATCAACCGGGATAGTCCCGCAGAGATCATTATTAGAAACATCGCTGAGTAAAtcataaacattttttttgttaaaatagaaACCACATAAGACGAAACAAACGAGATAAAGGAATTCTGATTTTTGTTGTCTTTCCTATCATCTGAAACTTACAATACTTTAAGGTTAGAGAGGGCAGTAAGCTCCCTCGGAATGGATCCTGTCAAGTTATTGTTGTTCAGACGACTGTACAATTAGATTCAAGAACAAAAGATTAGTTTAAGCGAATGGTTAAAGTCAACTATTTGATCGATAAATTTTAAGCTACATACAGGAATCTCAGTGACTTCAGTCCGGAAAAAGACTTGGGAATTTCTCCTTCGAACCGGTTACCATACAAATCCAAGCCAACAAGGTTCTTCAGATTCCCCAACTCCTTTGGAATTTCCCCACTTATGTCATTTTTGTACAGCTCCctgcaataatattaaaagtataGCTTAAATGATGTACAAAGGAAAATACAGTATAAGTTTTTGGGGACTAGAAACTAAACAAGTATGATTGAATTCAACTGGCGATACAATGACATTGGGTGAAACTGTGAAATTGCATATGTCCAAACATTCAAACCAACAATAATGGGGAAAGTTAGAATCAAAATTCCAtagggtttaattaattttctcattttctgtTCAACCAAACAAAGGATTAATAAAAGTCATGGGGCTATTACAAGTACTGGAGATGTTGGAGTTGAGCTAGCTCAGGCCCCAAAGTTCCAGAGATATTAGAGTTCCCCAAGTCCCtgtaattgaaagaaaataatggagTTAGCAGTTAGCATACTTAGCATCAATCAAGTTTATGCATTATATTGTAAGACcaaaaaacaaacagaaattaTGGGgttataaagaaaaatgaagagggAATCATACAAGCGAATCACATGATTGTTGGAATCACAGGTGATATGAAACCAAGTGCAGGGATTGACAAGCGTAGGGTCCCAACTCTGCAACACATTGGTAGGGTCAGAAAGCCTCCTCCTTAAAGCATGCAAAGCATTTCCTGAAACCATAAAACCaacaaaatggtaaatttttaaagaaccccacgctttttttttttaatcatcaAGTAGCTTAGGTTCCCAAGATAAAAAAGGtaactttgaaatttaaatgaaaaaaagagcaaaaccaaaagacaaaagaaaaatcGATTTTTTATCCATCTAACAAAAATAGTTATAAGCCAcgttaaaaaactaaaataaaaaccccCTCTCATCCTTTTGCAGACAAGAGAAAAAAAGATGGAAATTTGAAACCTTAAAAGAGTAACATGTAGAGAGAAAGTACCTTCAGAGTTGGTTGAAATGGCAGGGGAAAGAAGTGGAAGGAGAAAACAAAGGGACAAGGAAATCACAGAGAGGGGAGCCATTTGCAGAGGGAGAGAAAGGATGAAGAAGCAAGAACCGAACtcagagaagaaaaaaaagggttagGAGGGAAGGAGAGAGATAGCAGAGAGAAATGAAGGAAGTAAAAAAGCGAGTCAAATGTGGTGGAAATGCATGAAGaaagagagttttttttttttaattgaagttGGTTTGGagcagaaagaaagaaagagaaatggGAAAGTGGTGGAAAAGGTCACACAATGGGCGAGTGTGCCGCGTGGATTTGGTCCCCACTTTGGAGGCTGCTTCGCCTCAGTTCAGTTGAGTTCTCAAGCCTACTCTCGCTGACTTTCTTCTTTCTTGGACTCTACTTAACAGTGTTGAAACTTGGAAGCTTCGTCCCTCTTCTCTTCCACCTCTACTTATTCCAATAATTACTACATaaacctatttttttctttatgatcTCGATTTCAATGAGGATGGTAATTCTTACAGCATATATACAAGTAGATGATGAAATTCCGGCTTACGAATTTATCAATTATGAGTTAAACATTTTAACCACCATTTAATTATGAATGCTTAGTGAAAATTTctcttatataataaataattaaatttcaatttttaagataaaaaagatatttgactaattttttttattttgatcaagcaaaattcaagtattacaatattataataccacttgtaaatataaaattcaacattttaaattagtagtcaaaatattattatttgatgtataatgaatgaagtttgaaattaaagataaaatataaatttatctcactaattaacttttattttaatttaacttgagtTCAAGTAGAGTAAGTGAAAGCTAATTGTTGATGTGGATTCTTGCGTGTTAAGACAATAATAGCAAAGAAACAGGCAGTGCAGTGGGTGCTCATTTCCGGCCATAATTAATGGCCAAAGATGGTAACTGTGAAGCTTTGTCATTGCTATTTGCTACAGACTAAAACAAACGTAATTAACCACAATTCTGACAATTGATGATGAAGTTAAGCAAGCAATGTGTCCAGACTGCAATGAGAGTTATGCAGGCTTTTTACCACATTAAATTATATCCATATACCAAGGCAAGTGAGACAAGCTACAAATCCAAGTGAACAGATGTGATTGAACAACTCATAAAATCAGGCTGTGGAGTTAACAGATTCTTCTCGAAGTTTGAAAtattggttttaattaatta harbors:
- the LOC105762777 gene encoding leucine-rich repeat protein 2, with translation MAPLSVISLSLCFLLPLLSPAISTNSEGNALHALRRRLSDPTNVLQSWDPTLVNPCTWFHITCDSNNHVIRLDLGNSNISGTLGPELAQLQHLQYLELYKNDISGEIPKELGNLKNLVGLDLYGNRFEGEIPKSFSGLKSLRFLRLNNNNLTGSIPRELTALSNLKVFDVSNNDLCGTIPVDGPFGMFSMPSYANNMRLNGPELKGLVPYNFGC